Part of the Paenibacillus sp. JNUCC32 genome is shown below.
GACCATCGCGGCTAAAGGCCAGTTCCGTAGAGATTTCGTTGAGGGCTTCCGCTATGTGTGGCAAAGCCAGGTGCTGCGAATGCTTGGACTCGCGTTTGTTCTCGCGGGACTTGCGGTTGGCGTAGCTCAAGCCCTCAACCTGTTTATCGTAACCGAGCGGCTGGGCAGGAGCGAGGAGTTCCTGCAATATCTGCTGATGGTGAATGGTGCAGCCATGCTGATCGGCGGCGGGATCGTAGCCGTCTTTGCGAAGCGGGTACCGCCGCAATTACTTCTTGCCATAGGCATGCTGTCAGGCGCCGTCTGCACGACAATTGTCGGGTATTCGACGAGCATTCCGCTGACACTGACCGTTCAATTTCTAAATGGACTCGTGTTCCCTTGCATTCATATCGGGATCAGCACGATGATTCTGAAATGGTCCAATGCTTCCATCGTCGGACGGGTGAACGGGGTTTTGAATCCGATGTTCGTTGGCATGATGGTCATTTCGATGTCTTTCGCCGGCGCGTTAAAGGATGCCTTCTCACTGAGCACGATCTATAGCGGGGCAGGACTATTATTTCTTCTTGGCTCACTGGTCATGGTGCCGATCATGAATCAAAAAGCGCCGGATCACGGACATCTTGCACAACAAACCTAAGCTTTAACATTTTCATGCGGAAGAACCGGCCAGGATCATGGCCGGTTTTTTTTGACATCTGGTGTTCAGCATTACAAATCAAACTTATTCCATAATCATGTAATTGTGGAAAACCTATCATGAAGATGTTAAGCTGATAATGACTGCTACTTTTTGAAAGGGGGACCTCAAGAATGTTCCTCATGACAATCATATTGTATGTAATCATCTTCATTTGCGGGTATGTTTGGATCAAAAAAAAGCTGAAGGTATCCTCGTCAGACGGACTGCTGTATAAGCATATCAATCGATTTCATTTAATTGGAGAGCTCATCCTTGTAGTCGCTGCCCTCATTGCCATTTTCGTTATGAGATATGTATTGGAATGGAGAGTATGGGCTCATCAGGATATTATTCTTGTTGTTGCTATTCTGCATGCGTTCCGTTCCCTTGTAGAAAGACGCTATATGAAGGATACCAAACAACATTTCCTCAGTGCTTATGCAAGTGTTAGCGGTTTGCTGCTCTTTCTTGGCCTGGAGCTATTTGCATAACAAGACAAGAAGAACGGAATCCGCTAAGCTGCTAAGTTCGCCGTGTTTAATAGGATAAGATTATACATGCATAGAAAGCCGTGGAAACCGCGGCTTTTTTTGTTTTAACGATGTACGTTAGCAAATTTGCTTTAACCATATCTATGTATGTTATCATAGTAATAATTAATATATAGTTGAGCCTGATACTTGGAGGGAATACTCATTAGTAACGTTACCCTGAATGAAGCGATGATCATGTTAAAGAAGACGAGCCGGACTTTTTATATACCCATTAGTTATTTGGAACTGGGATTAAAGGAGGCTGTTACATCTGCCTATCTATGCATGAGGGCAATTGACGAAATTGAGGATCATAAAGAACTCACGGACGAATTGAAAGTGAAACTGCTGCTGGGCATTCATGATATATTCAAATCCGAGGATATGATGGTAACCCAAACACAACATTTGCTCTCACCTTACCAAGAAATATTACCGGACGTTACGATGCAGATCGATGACTGGGCGCTTCTTTGTCCGTCATCCGGCGCCCCGATCGTATATCGTTACATCGCCAAGATGTCGTTACATATGGCGCAGTGGGTTCAAAGCGGGTGGAATATCCACACGGAAGAGGATTTGGACAGATATACTTATAGCGTGGCTGGGATGGTTGGAGAAATGTTATCCGAGCTTTGGCTCTGGCATGACGGGACGCAGTCTGATTCAACCAAAGCAATTGCCTTCGGAAGAGGACTGCAAGCGGTAAATATCCTTCGCAATAGAGAAGAGGATCTTCATCGCGGCGTCGACTTCTATCCGGATGGTTGGGGATTTAAGGAGATGCAGCAATACACACGCCGAAATTTACAAATTGCCGATTCATATATTGCCGATTTGAAGGATGGTCCAGCATTGAAATTTTGCAAAATCCCATTATCCTTAGCTCATGCCACAGTAAATCTCATATCTGCTGGCGGAAGCAAATTAACGAGGGATGCCGTACTGAAAATCGTGAATCGCGTAACCGGCTAATCGCATTGTTCATATGTATACCGGGTATGATAGTAACTTATTCACAGGCAAGTGAATGAACAGCAAGAAATCCGATAGATCCATATTAAGAAGGCAGCCGACGCGTAATCGGCTGTTTTTTTGTTAAGTACTATTAAATTTCCTCCATGAAACGGACGGATGGATCGTTGGTGAGAAGTGGATACGAGAAGGGACAAGGAATTATGAGGGAGAGCGGAGAAGTTCGTCATATGGAGAAATAAAAAAGCTTGGCCATAAGCCAAGCGACAATAAAAAAATATTGAACATGAAAAATACGCTATGTTATAATCAATAGCGCTATTGAAAAAATCAAGTTAACTGGCATTATCATTACTATTCCTAATTTGATTGTACACCAGTGACCTCTGATTTGTCAATGCTCTTTTTTATCCCCATAAAATGGTAAAAGGAGTGTGTCAGAACAACATGGAAGCAAAAGAATGGCAGACAGAACAAGAACGGCTGGAACAGGTCAGGGAAAAGCTGAAAGCAAGGATTGGCGAGTTGGAACCTGTGGTTACCGGGCTAAGCGATCAGGCTGCTGAGATACGCAGACGATTCTGGGAAGAAGTAACGGTCAACACAAGCACGGATGAAGAATTCGAAGAAACATTCTATACGATCAAACAACAGGCCGCGATATTAACCGAACGGGAACGCCGGCAGCGGCTTCTGACCCAGCAATGGAAGAACTTCAATCAGTTGCTGCCTTCTCCCTACTTCGGGCGCGTCGATTTTCTGGAAGACGGCATGAACCTGAGCGAGCAGATTTATATCGGCGTATCATCTTTCATCGATGAAGATGGAATGAACTTTCTGGTGTATGATTGGCGTACTCCTATCGCAAGTCTTTACTACGACCACTCCCCAGGCGCGGCCTCATACATCACCCCGATGGGGCAGATTTCGGGTAGGATGGAGCTGAAACGGCAGTATCAGATTCACAATGGTCAAATTCGAAATATGTTTGATGCGAACCTGACGATCGGCGACGAGCTGCTCCAGCAAATGCTAGCCAAGGGCGCAGATTCACAGATGAAAAGCATCGTATCCACTATTCAGCGGGAGCAAAACGCCATCATCCGAAACGATCGCAGCCGGCTTCTGATCGTACAGGGCGCGGCCGGCAGCGGGAAGACCTCTGCGGCCTTGCAGCGCGTGGCGTACTTGCTGTACAAAAACCGCGATTCGCTGAAGGCTGACCAGATTGTTCTTTTCTCGCCGAACCCGATTTTTAACAGCTATGTATCCTCTGTTCTTCCCGAGCTCGGCGAGGAGAACATGCAGCAGACGACGCTGCAGGAATATCTCGAATACTGGCTGGGTCCATCCTTGCGACTGGAGGATCCCTTTGATCAGATCGAATATGTGCTGACCGCACAATCAACCCCGAATTACG
Proteins encoded:
- a CDS encoding DUF4181 domain-containing protein is translated as MFLMTIILYVIIFICGYVWIKKKLKVSSSDGLLYKHINRFHLIGELILVVAALIAIFVMRYVLEWRVWAHQDIILVVAILHAFRSLVERRYMKDTKQHFLSAYASVSGLLLFLGLELFA
- a CDS encoding squalene/phytoene synthase family protein, which gives rise to MIMLKKTSRTFYIPISYLELGLKEAVTSAYLCMRAIDEIEDHKELTDELKVKLLLGIHDIFKSEDMMVTQTQHLLSPYQEILPDVTMQIDDWALLCPSSGAPIVYRYIAKMSLHMAQWVQSGWNIHTEEDLDRYTYSVAGMVGEMLSELWLWHDGTQSDSTKAIAFGRGLQAVNILRNREEDLHRGVDFYPDGWGFKEMQQYTRRNLQIADSYIADLKDGPALKFCKIPLSLAHATVNLISAGGSKLTRDAVLKIVNRVTG
- a CDS encoding MFS transporter translates to MTRHDKSTQAPSLLRNRFLQTILLSSVLLQIGIWVRNFAILLYVADRTNNDPYAISLISVAEFAPIFVFSFIGGTFADRWRPKRTMIWCDLLSAVSVFVVLLTIHYGSWHSVYLVAFISAILSQFSQPSSMRLFKYHVAEEQLQQGMALFQSLMAIFMVLGPMLGTFVYSTFGLETSIAIMGAVFLLSALVLVRLPEDNMKPQTIAAKGQFRRDFVEGFRYVWQSQVLRMLGLAFVLAGLAVGVAQALNLFIVTERLGRSEEFLQYLLMVNGAAMLIGGGIVAVFAKRVPPQLLLAIGMLSGAVCTTIVGYSTSIPLTLTVQFLNGLVFPCIHIGISTMILKWSNASIVGRVNGVLNPMFVGMMVISMSFAGALKDAFSLSTIYSGAGLLFLLGSLVMVPIMNQKAPDHGHLAQQT